The following are encoded in a window of Narcine bancroftii isolate sNarBan1 chromosome 2, sNarBan1.hap1, whole genome shotgun sequence genomic DNA:
- the LOC138752906 gene encoding prolactin-releasing peptide receptor-like, with translation MPARGTESWDTHPTNSAAYQVALVGSSSSQFTGLELIQSYKPLIVPCYVLVVFVGIFGNYLLLYVICKTKKMHNVTNFFIGNLAFSDMLMCATCVPFTLAYAFHPRGWIFGKFMCYFVFLMQPVTVYVSVFTLTAIAVDRYYATVHPLKKRISIATCTYILAAVWLMSCALAAPAFAHTYHIEFQDQEQTICEEFWVRKEKEHLAYAYSTLIITYILPLSAVSLSYLRITLKLKNRVVPGHPTHSRERWEKVKRKKIFRLLVLVVAMFGICWLPLHVFNIIRDIDIRLINKDYFNLIQLLCHCSAMSSACCNPFLYAWLHDRFRAELKKMFTCQKKIVPTNNCIAVSVVL, from the exons ATGCCAGCCAGAGGCACGGAGAGCTGGGATACGCACCCCACCAACAGTGCAGCCTACCAGGTTGCCCTTGTAGGCAGCAGCTCCTCACAGTTCACCGGCCTTGAGCTGATCCAGTCGTACAAGCCTCTCATCGTCCCCTGCTACGTGCTGGTGGTCTTCGTCGGGATCTTTGGCAACTACCTGCTCCTCTATGTCATCTGCAAGACCAAGAAGATGCACAACGTCACCAATTTCTTCATCGGCAACCTGGCGTTCTCAGACATGTTGATGTGCGCCACCTGCGTGCCTTTCACGCTGGCCTATGCTTTCCACCCCCGAGGATGGATCTTCGGCAAGTTCATGTGTTACTTTGTGTTCCTGATGCAGCCAGTGACCGTCTACGTGTCCGTCTTCACGTTGACAGCCATCGCAGTCGACAG GTATTACGCCACAGTTCACCCACTGAAGAAGCGTATATCCATCGCGACGTGCACGTACATCTTGGCTGCAGTCTGGCTTATGTCGTGTGCCTTGGCAGCTCCCGCGTTTGCCCATACCTACCACATCGAGTTCCAGGATCAAGAGCAGACCATCTGCGAGGAGTTCTGGGTGAGGAAGGAGAAGGAGCACCTTGCCTATGCCTACAGCACGCTGATCATCACCTATATCCTCCCACTTTCTGCTGTCTCCCTGTCCTACCTCCGCATCACCCTCAAACTCAAGAACCGCGTGGTCCCCGGCCACCCCACGCACAGCCGAGAGAGGTGGGAGAAGGTGAAACGCAAGAAGATATTCCGCCTGCTGGTGCTGGTGGTGGCCATGTTTGGTATATGCTGGCTCCCTCTGCATGTGTTCAACATCATCCGTGACATCGACATCAGGCTGATCAACAAGGACTACTTTAATCTCATTCAGCTCCTGTGCCACTGCTCCGCCATGTCATCTGCCTGCTGCAACCCCTTCCTCTATGCCTGGCTCCACGACCGCTTCAGGGCAGAGTTGAAGAAGATGTTCACCTGTCAGAAGAAGATTGTCCCAACCAACAACTGTATTGCAGTGAGTGTCGTGTTATGA